From a single Intestinibaculum porci genomic region:
- a CDS encoding HAD family hydrolase: MIQAAIFDVDGTLLDSLSMWEKIDQQYLSSLGCQASEEISRQLFTYSLEEGARFIKETFHLSKSVETIVAELVALANDYYLHDVPVKKGVKKVLNTFYQQGLPMAICTSNHKDVIDQILKAHQMERYFRYVTTVDEVGQGKESPQIYLTACDHLHATPSHTLVFEDALHAIETLSKTDFITVGCYDDYSRKDQPEIKQLSTYYVHEIDEILPCLETSAVVD; encoded by the coding sequence ATGATTCAAGCTGCCATATTTGATGTTGACGGCACGCTGTTAGATTCCCTTTCAATGTGGGAAAAGATCGATCAGCAGTATCTTTCTTCCTTGGGATGCCAGGCGAGTGAAGAGATCAGCCGTCAGTTATTTACCTATTCATTAGAAGAAGGAGCGCGTTTTATTAAGGAGACGTTTCATTTGTCTAAGTCCGTTGAGACAATTGTGGCGGAGCTCGTCGCTTTGGCGAATGACTATTACTTACATGATGTGCCGGTGAAAAAAGGTGTGAAAAAAGTGCTCAATACATTTTATCAACAGGGCTTACCGATGGCGATTTGTACTTCTAATCATAAGGATGTCATCGATCAGATCCTCAAGGCCCATCAGATGGAACGTTATTTTCGTTATGTGACAACTGTTGATGAAGTTGGTCAAGGCAAAGAATCACCGCAGATTTATTTAACGGCATGTGATCATTTGCATGCCACGCCAAGTCATACCCTCGTCTTTGAGGACGCTTTGCATGCGATTGAAACCTTATCTAAGACGGATTTTATTACGGTTGGCTGCTATGATGATTACAGTAGAAAAGATCAGCCGGAAATCAAGCAGTTAAGCACATATTATGTGCATGAAATCGATGAAATTCTTCCTTGTCTAGAAACCAGCGCAGTTGTAGACTAG